Proteins encoded together in one Methanosarcinales archaeon window:
- the aroC gene encoding chorismate synthase, whose protein sequence is MMGNTFGKAFSITTWGESHGPAVGVVIDGCPSGLKLTEADIQHDLDRRRPGQSEVSTPRTEEDKIEILSGVFQGKTTGTPIAMLVRNRDSDSSKYDIIKDTPRPGHADFTYQMKYGIRDYRGGGRSSARETVARVAAGAVAKKILAQNGIEIFAHVIELGGIKASPVLVEDIKKNVESNPIRCADPDAAKAMLDRVKQAKADNDSIGGVVEIIALNVPTGLGEPVFDKLDANLAGALMGIGAVKAVEIGAGLQSARMTGSQMNDPLGIEKGKVVCLSNNAGGILGGISSGWPIVCRIAVKPTPSIAQSQRTVNLANLTETEITIEGRHDPTIPPRIVPVAEAMVALVLVDHLIRLSQS, encoded by the coding sequence ATGATGGGCAACACCTTCGGAAAAGCATTCTCAATCACAACCTGGGGCGAAAGCCATGGACCTGCAGTTGGTGTGGTGATTGATGGCTGCCCCTCGGGACTGAAGCTGACTGAAGCTGATATCCAGCATGATCTTGACCGCCGCCGGCCCGGCCAGAGCGAGGTGTCCACCCCGCGCACAGAAGAGGATAAAATAGAGATCTTATCTGGTGTGTTCCAGGGTAAGACTACCGGCACGCCCATTGCGATGCTGGTCAGGAACAGGGATAGTGATTCCAGTAAATATGATATTATCAAAGATACACCCCGCCCGGGTCATGCTGATTTTACCTATCAGATGAAATACGGTATCCGGGATTACAGAGGAGGCGGCCGTTCTTCTGCCAGGGAGACCGTGGCCAGGGTAGCAGCAGGAGCAGTAGCAAAAAAAATCCTGGCCCAAAATGGTATTGAGATATTCGCACATGTAATTGAACTGGGCGGTATCAAGGCATCACCTGTTTTAGTTGAAGATATTAAGAAAAATGTAGAATCCAATCCTATACGCTGTGCAGACCCGGATGCCGCCAAAGCAATGCTTGATAGGGTAAAACAGGCCAAGGCAGACAACGACAGCATAGGTGGCGTCGTTGAGATTATTGCCCTGAATGTCCCAACAGGTCTTGGGGAGCCGGTATTTGATAAGCTGGACGCAAACCTTGCCGGGGCTTTAATGGGGATTGGTGCAGTAAAGGCTGTAGAGATCGGAGCAGGTTTACAATCCGCTCGAATGACTGGCAGTCAGATGAATGACCCCTTAGGGATAGAAAAGGGAAAAGTGGTATGCTTATCCAACAATGCGGGAGGCATTCTCGGAGGAATATCCAGTGGTTGGCCCATTGTATGCCGCATAGCTGTCAAACCCACTCCATCCATTGCACAATCTCAGAGGACCGTGAACCTGGCAAACCTGACTGAAACTGAGATCACCATAGAGGGTCGGCACGACCCAACTATTCCACCACGGATCGTTCCGGTCGCCGAAGCTATGGTAGCTTTGGTGCTGGTCGATCATTTGATCAGATTATCTCAATCTTAA
- a CDS encoding DUF356 domain-containing protein, whose amino-acid sequence MKSIAVVRADSNSKVHTTLLDLRRYGRMVFAEQPKIITPDYADDILTSVLKCPLKNKCSAAAVVLLNTSPSVAIGKLSKIHPPAHVVIVSSKHDIYDELIQNIEMFPEFEVRKEQLDQQAQTQEVLAAY is encoded by the coding sequence ATGAAGTCAATTGCAGTAGTACGTGCAGATAGTAATTCAAAAGTTCATACTACCCTTCTTGATTTAAGAAGATACGGACGAATGGTATTTGCAGAACAACCAAAAATCATAACGCCTGATTATGCAGATGACATTCTTACAAGTGTTTTAAAATGTCCATTAAAAAACAAATGTAGTGCAGCAGCTGTTGTTCTTTTGAATACAAGCCCCAGTGTGGCTATTGGGAAGTTGTCTAAGATACATCCACCTGCACACGTGGTTATTGTTAGTTCCAAGCACGACATTTATGATGAATTGATACAAAATATCGAAATGTTCCCTGAATTTGAAGTACGGAAGGAACAATTAGATCAACAGGCTCAGACTCAAGAAGTATTAGCAGCTTATTGA
- a CDS encoding isopropylmalate synthase translates to MKVYRDYDDLPKIKLPLGQEVFISDSTIRDGSQMPGVVMSRSQKLQIYEYLHKIGIEKLEAFLFNKRDKEAAKAMLNRGYEFPEVTGWARANPADIDIILEMDGIEETGILMSVSDSHIIDKMGLPNREAAEEKYLDALQYAVDHGLRTRAHIEDMTRADNYGFVYPLCRKLIEIDPDCTIRLCDTLGMGVPFDGVDEPYGIPEMVRYLKEEMGVKNVETHVHDDFGLGMANSLAGYWYGANWSSLTFLGIGERAGNTELEKIVLFLIQRVEGFEKYNLEAATEFGKFMETELGIRVPRNKAVVGKNIFAHESGIHTAGVIKNPFTYEAYLPEVVGGKRQLLIGDSSGLEVLRHKVQETLNELMKVRTKVLKKDPRLKAIQSDIQRLYDKELRISCISDEEIRGYVEKYFMFEPMVESETHERAQKD, encoded by the coding sequence ATGAAAGTGTACAGGGACTATGATGATCTGCCGAAGATCAAATTACCATTAGGACAGGAAGTTTTTATTAGTGACAGCACCATACGTGACGGCTCTCAGATGCCTGGTGTTGTAATGTCCAGAAGCCAGAAACTGCAGATTTATGAATATCTCCATAAAATTGGAATTGAGAAACTCGAAGCTTTTCTATTCAACAAGCGAGATAAGGAAGCAGCTAAAGCTATGCTAAATAGGGGATATGAATTCCCTGAAGTTACGGGTTGGGCCAGGGCCAATCCCGCAGATATTGATATTATTCTTGAGATGGACGGGATCGAGGAAACAGGCATCCTTATGTCAGTATCTGATTCTCATATTATTGACAAGATGGGGCTTCCAAACAGGGAAGCAGCAGAGGAGAAATATCTTGATGCACTCCAGTATGCAGTAGACCACGGGCTGCGCACACGTGCACATATCGAAGATATGACACGGGCCGACAATTATGGCTTTGTATACCCTCTTTGCAGGAAGCTCATTGAGATCGACCCCGACTGTACTATCCGCTTATGCGATACCCTGGGCATGGGAGTGCCTTTCGATGGTGTGGATGAACCCTATGGAATTCCTGAAATGGTCAGATATTTGAAGGAAGAGATGGGTGTAAAGAATGTCGAAACGCACGTTCATGATGATTTTGGCCTGGGTATGGCCAATTCACTGGCTGGCTACTGGTATGGTGCCAACTGGTCAAGTCTGACTTTCCTGGGAATAGGTGAGCGTGCAGGGAACACCGAGCTGGAAAAAATAGTATTATTCCTGATACAGAGGGTCGAAGGGTTTGAAAAATATAACCTGGAAGCGGCAACAGAATTCGGCAAATTCATGGAAACCGAGCTGGGTATCAGGGTTCCCAGAAATAAGGCGGTTGTAGGCAAGAATATTTTTGCCCACGAAAGCGGCATCCATACAGCAGGTGTGATTAAGAACCCTTTCACGTACGAAGCTTATTTACCAGAGGTTGTAGGCGGTAAGCGTCAGTTATTGATAGGTGATTCCTCAGGTCTGGAAGTACTGAGACATAAAGTGCAAGAGACCCTTAATGAATTGATGAAAGTCAGGACCAAGGTCCTGAAAAAAGACCCAAGGCTCAAAGCTATCCAATCCGATATCCAGAGGCTGTATGATAAAGAATTAAGGATATCATGCATTTCTGATGAAGAAATCAGAGGTTATGTTGAAAAATACTTTATGTTCGAACCAATGGTTGAATCAGAAACTCATGAACGGGCCCAAAAAGATTGA